The Heyndrickxia acidicola sequence GGTATGGCGCTCTAACGCTTGAATGAGAATATCCCGTTTTTCAATGAGCTGCTGTTGATATTCGAGATGCTGAAGCTGGCAGCCGCCGCATTGTTCATATACAGGGCATGGTGCTTTGACGCGGTGAGGTGAGCGCTTTCGTACCTTTTTCACCTTCGCTTCAGCAAATTTTGGGTGGGTCTTTGTCACTTCCACTACTACTTCTTCACCAGGCAGGGCACCTGGAACGAAGACAACGGTTCTTTTAAAGTAGCCCACTCCTTCTCCATTAATGCCAAGCCTTTTAATCGTAAGTGGGAATTGCTGCTTCAATTTTATATTGGCTGTACTTTCTGTTTTATTCATTATATCAATCCTTCGTTTCGATGCTTCTCCATAAATAAAGGGAGGCGTAGCTTAAATAAGGCTCCCACTCTCTGCTAAAATCGTCCATTTCATCGTGAGTAGGTTTTGCATCCAGCTGAAACAGCTTTTTGATGGCATTTTGAATTCCAATGTCGGCTTTTGGAAAAAGATTGGCCCTCCCCAATCCAAACAGGAGAAAGTTTTGAACGGTCCATGGACCGACCCCTCGAACCTTCACAAGGGTATTTAAAATGTCCTCATCTGTTTTTTCTGCAAGCTCGGTTAATCGAATTTCCCCGCTGGCAATCAGCTGTGAAAGGCCAATTAGATATTCTGCTTTTCTCTGGCTGAATTGAAGTCCTCTTAAGACCTCAACTGTCAGTTCAGCTGTTTTTTCAGGAGATGGATAGAACCAGACCCCATCCATCTCAAAACCGAATGTATGTACAAAACGTTCTGTAAGTGTTTGGGCAAACTTCATATTCAGCTGCTGGTGAACAATACATTTGACAAGGCAGGAGTAAAGGGAGAAATCCTGAACAATAGGGGTGCCCCTGTGCGTTTCAAATATCGATTTTAAAGATGTTTGGTAAAAATGATCCGAAATGGCATGCAATCCGATATTCCATTGGAAAATATGATAGATCTGCTTGATGACATTTGCTTTCGTTTCAGCATGGCGGCCGGAAATGATGAACACCGGTTCCTCCACAGTACCGACTGCCTTGACTATTGCCACTTCAGGCTCCGGTTCATAAATCGGGACTTTTACTGTCCTTTCTGGTATATCGACATGGTTAAGAGGATCATTGGCCAAGCGGTCTAAAGCAAGTTCAAAATGATAAGGACCCTTTATTTCAACCCTTTGCTCCCACATAGTATCCCTCACTCCGTTTTTCCTGTATTATATCACAAAGACCCATCCGGTGCGGACAGGTCAATGGTTTGTTAAGGATTTATACCTTGATTTTGCGCTTCTTTATTCATAAAATCGTCCATGCTTTTGAATTGATAGCCCTGCTTCTTCAAATCCTGAATCACCTTTTCTAAAGCATCGGCATTGTCCTTCGAAACGGTATGAAGAAGGATAATGGCACCTGGATGCACCTGTGACATGATGCTGTCATAAGAATACTTCCAGCCGCGCTGTTTGTTAACGTCCCAGTCAAAAAAGGCTAATGACCAAAGAACATGCTTGTAGCCAAGCTGGTTAGCCACTTGAATGGTTCTTGCACTTAAAATACCGCGCGGAGGCCTCATATAGCGCATTTCTTTCACTCCGGTAATTTCCGTCGCCTTTGTTTTCACTTTATCCAGCTCTTCTTTTATTTTTGCATCGGAAATCTGGGTCATATCCGGGTGTCCCCAGGAATGATTTCCGATCAGATGGCCTTCATTTACCATTCGCTTGACGAGATCAGGCTGTGACTGCAGATAATGGCCGGTTACAAAAAAGATACCCGGAACCTTCTCTTTTTTCAATACATCCAGCACTTTTATGGTATAGCCATTTTCATATCCATTATCAAATGTCAGATAGAGAATTTTATCATTAGGATTGCCTTTGTAAAAAGCACCGTTCTTACTTAGAACCTCATTATATTCTTTCCCTGCATCTGCTTGCTGGCCGTCATGGCCCTTGTTAAATCCCCAATGTATCGGCTTATTTGATGCTGCTTGGGTTTGCATAGTAAATGAAAAAGCAATGGTGAGTGCAAAAGCTGTGGATAACCATTTCTTCATCCCATTTCCATCCTTCCATCAGAACTTTTCATTTTATTTTTTGTTGATTTTAGGTGGATATGTTGATAAGTATTTTCCAATTTGATGGGTTGTACACATTTCTGGGAATATCTCTGTGGAAGGTGTGGATTTTTTTGATGGTTCTGGATTTTTAAGCTGTGGGTAAGTAGGATTGCCCACAACGTATGTTGTTTATTTTTGTTGGATTTCTTGCATTGCAACAATCTTTTGATTATGTGCTACATTCTTTAAATTTTTTGCAACATTTACTTCAATTACTGCAACAATAAATTAATTTATTGCAACATTTATCTCCATCTTTGCAACATTCCTTATTTTATCCTTTTACTGGAAGGA is a genomic window containing:
- a CDS encoding DNA-3-methyladenine glycosylase family protein, encoding MWEQRVEIKGPYHFELALDRLANDPLNHVDIPERTVKVPIYEPEPEVAIVKAVGTVEEPVFIISGRHAETKANVIKQIYHIFQWNIGLHAISDHFYQTSLKSIFETHRGTPIVQDFSLYSCLVKCIVHQQLNMKFAQTLTERFVHTFGFEMDGVWFYPSPEKTAELTVEVLRGLQFSQRKAEYLIGLSQLIASGEIRLTELAEKTDEDILNTLVKVRGVGPWTVQNFLLFGLGRANLFPKADIGIQNAIKKLFQLDAKPTHDEMDDFSREWEPYLSYASLYLWRSIETKD
- the pdaA gene encoding delta-lactam-biosynthetic de-N-acetylase yields the protein MKKWLSTAFALTIAFSFTMQTQAASNKPIHWGFNKGHDGQQADAGKEYNEVLSKNGAFYKGNPNDKILYLTFDNGYENGYTIKVLDVLKKEKVPGIFFVTGHYLQSQPDLVKRMVNEGHLIGNHSWGHPDMTQISDAKIKEELDKVKTKATEITGVKEMRYMRPPRGILSARTIQVANQLGYKHVLWSLAFFDWDVNKQRGWKYSYDSIMSQVHPGAIILLHTVSKDNADALEKVIQDLKKQGYQFKSMDDFMNKEAQNQGINP